TTCTGCTTGGGTGCTAGAGATGGCCTTGCCCTGGCCAATCCCCCTTGCCTGGCCATGCTGGAGCACTGCAGCGACCACCACGCTACCTCGGACAGAAACCTGGCTCCCAAACGTGACAGGTCAAATCTGGAAGAGGTTGAACTGCAGGGCTGAGTTAAGTGCTATTGGCAAGTCGACCGTGTAGTGAACCAGAGCCTCTGGCCCTCCTGACCTTGTCCTGAAAGGTGAATCTTTTTGCCTATCAGAGGTGAAATCAGTAGATGGTGGCTGCAAGTGGCAATGACTAACGTTAATTAGCAGGAGCTACTGGCTGGCTGAGACCGCAGGCGACTCAGGGTCTCAGTGCCGGCAGGacttgggcagggctgggcccgCAGCGTCCGGCACCCCGGGCAGGAAGGtcagggctcctccagcagcGCACTTAAAAATTACCCTGAGCGCCAGCAAGCCCGCTGAAAAATGTAACATGAatctagttaaaaaaaaaaaaaaaaaagaaacaaaaagaaactgaTAAACTGATTTTGTTTGCAGATAAACACGAGCATTTAACAAATGAAGTGTAATAATTGTTACTTGTAATCAAAGTTTGTTCATATTAGGCTGTTAATTTCTTGACCCCCTTCCAAGATGTTTTTAATTATCCCTTTCACTCTTTACCATTTGATTCTTTTCAAACCGATGGCTGGGGAATACACAGCTGGGAAGATAATAAAGCCTTCCTGTGGCAATTATCGGTGCTCAGGCCACCGTATCTCGTTATTTTGATAGACAGTGAACTTGGCGCGGTTGCCGGCCGGGTTCACGCAGATGTCACGGTCCGTGTTGTAGGTCACAAGCAGGTCAGCGCCCGGCAAGGGGAGAGCGCCGGGTCAGggcgcggccgccgctcccggccaGCGCCGGCCGGGCCCGCGGCGAACCCCGAGGGGCTACCGGCAGTCAGCACCCTCCGGGGGGCTCCCTCCTGGGCAAGGGGCTGCGGAGGCGGGCAGCCCCGCTCCAACAAGGCATCGTAAGAGGAGGGCGGGTCTCGTGTGATGCGTTGATtgttagaaaaataataattaaaagcGACATCTCCCTCTCCCCTACACAGACAGACATACAAAACTTCCAGCGTTTATTGAGCTTGTCTGGAACAAGAAAGCAAAAGTAACAGGGAGGGAAAAGATAAAAAcggtaaagaaaaaaaagtgtattgGCCGCAGCCGTGGTCGGCGGAGAGCTCCGCGCTCCGCAGCCGCCGTCCGCGCCGGGCGCCCCTTCCCCAGCGGCTCCTGcgccggcagcagcagcagcagcagcagccccagccagcgCTGCCCTCCCGCTGCCCCGCTCCTCccgcccggagccgccgctgccGTCCGGAGAGCAGCGCCGGTGCCCGCCCGCCCCTCCGCGCCGCGCTGCAGGCGGGGTGCCCGGCCGTGCCGAGCGCCTCTTCCCGGCCGCGGCAGCCCCGACGGGATGCCGGAGAGCCTCAGGCGAGGGTGGGCACTGGATCCcggggagaggagctgggaacgGCGAGTTTGGTGTTTCCTTTCCGCGCTCACCTCCTTTTCCCTCGGTGACCCGCGCTTGAACCTGCATCGGGAGTCTGAGACGGACTGCTGCCGGCGGCTCCTTCCTCCACGGCCGGCAGAAATACAAGCCATGCCTTTCGAGGTGAACCAGGGGACAGCGGAGGCTCCTCCGCCGATGCCCCGGCGGCTCTGCTCAGGGGGTCTCCGGGCTGCCCCGGCAAGGGGCACCGTCCGCTCCGGCCGCCCCACGGTCCCGGCCCGGTGTCTCCCGGGTCCGGCCGCTACATCGCCGTTCCCAGCCGACAGCGGAGGCGGGCGGACGAAGGAGCTCCGCAGAGCGCATCGGCGCCGGGCGGCAGCGCCGCGGGGTAGGACCGGACAGCCGGGCCGCCGGGTGCCGGCGCGGGAATTTCTGGGTGCAGCCGCTGGTCTCGAACGAGCATCGGCGATAAATCCGAGACGAGGAGGCGGTGGTGGCCGACCACCGGCTGTCAGCTGTCGGCGGCGTCCCGCAGCCCACTCACCGAGCGCGGTGCAGGGTCAGCGAGCCCGGCCCCCGACAGCACCTTTCCTTCCCCGGCAGCGGTCTGCGGCGGGTAGGATGCGCTACGCAAAGCAAATAGTTAAAGATTTCGAGGGGAGGAGCCAGGCCGCAATCCGCAATTAAAGATGAACTTTGGGTGAACTAATTTATCGGACCAAGGTAGGGGTGGGCAGCAACCTGGGAAGGGTATAAAAGGCGGCCCGCGGCGAGCCCAGCCCGCGCACTCGGAGCTCCCGGGGGGCTGGGCGGGAGTCGCTCCCCAGTCATGGGCTTCTCCGCCCTGGTCGCCAGCGCCCTGTGCACCTTTCTGCTGCCCCTGCTACTCTTTCTGGCTGCCGTCAAGCTCTGGGACCTGTACTGCGTGAGCAGCCGCGACCCCAGCTGCCCGCTCCCGCTGCCCCCCGGCACAATGGGGCTCCCCTTCTTCGGGGAGAcgctgcagctggtgctgcaggtaaGGCCAGGCGATGGCGCGGGGAGTGGAGAGGCgcccctctggagccagagCTCCTcgggctgcaggggagggagaggagcgGCAACTTTGACAGGCTCCCGTGCCCAGGTGGGAAagagctgccctccctgcctcttcctctcatgctttctaaaatttattttatcgTTTCCCCCTTCTCATCTCCTGTCTAGAGGCGGAAATTCCTGCAGATGAAACGCAGGAAATACGGCTTCATCTACAAGACTCACCTCTTTGGGCGGCCCACGGTACGGGTGATGGGCGCCGAGAACGTGCGGCACATCCTGCTGGGCGAGCACCGGCTCGTGTCCGTGCAGTGGCCCGCCTCGGTGCGGACCATCCTGGGCTCGGGCTGCCTCTCCAACCTCCACAACGGGCAGCACAAGCACCGCAAAAAGGTACGGGCCGAcggcgggcggggagcgggcgCGGCACCTCGGGGCGGCGGCTGAGCCTCTGTCCCGTTGCTCCTCGTCCCCTCGGGCAGGTGATCATGCGGGCCTTCTCCCGGGACGCCCTGCAGCACTACGTGCCCGTCATCCAGGAGGAGGTGAGCGCCTGCCTGGCGCGGTGGCTGGGCGCCGCCGGGCCCTGCCTGCTCGTGTACCCCGAGGTGAAACGCCTCATGTTTCGCATTGCCATGAGAATCCTGCTGGGCTTCCAGCCCCGCCAGGCCAGCCCCGACGGCGAGCAGCAGCTGGTCGAGGCCTTCGAGGAGATGATCCGCAACCTCTTCTCCCTGCCCATTGACGTGCCCTTCAGTGGGCTCTACCGGGTAAGGCTCACGGCGGGCCAGCAGGAAAGGCGGCCAGGGCACGGGAATCGGGGGCCGGGATGGCGGTACTGTCTGAGGCCCAacctgctctccctcctgctcGGTCAGGGCTTGCGGGCACGCAACATCATCCATGCCAAGATCGAGGAGAACATCCGTGCCAAGATGGCCCGCAAGGAGCCTGAGGGGGGCTACAAGGACGcgctgcagctgctgatggaACACACACAGGGTAACGGCGAGCAGCTCAACATGCAGGTAAGGTTCCCCCAGATTAATCTCTTTCCCTCATGCCCCCTAAGAATGTCACACTTACCTTGTGGGGACAAaagggagagcaggagatgTTCTCTTTCTCCATGAAATAAACCTGCTAGTGTTGAGCACTAGGATGCAGAGGCTGCAGTCAGGCTGTTGGATGGGGAGACATGTCTACAGGGAGCATGAGCACCACCAACCACCTCCATCCAGACCCCTGGGTGTCTGTTCCAGTTTGGGAATGATGTACAGCATTGCAGTGGTTGAGTGGGCCTGGTACTGTGTTCAAGGCTTGGTTTAAGCCTCTTCTATCCTTTGTGTAAGGAGCTGAAGGAGtctgccacagagctgctgttcgGGGGCCATGAAACCACTGCTAGTGCTGCCACGTCACTGATCGCCTTCCTCGGGCTCCACCATGAAGTCCTGCAGAAAGTGAGGAAAGAGCTGCAGGTCAAGGTTTGTGTCTTCCCCAGAGGCATTTCACAGGAGGGGGCAGTGGGAGGAAGGTACCTCCAGGACAGATATCCAGACAGGGCTCCCTTTGATCCAGGTGGTGCTCTGTTTTGGGGGTGGCAGGAAAATACTGCTTGTAGCTGAGGGGCAGCTGCTTTgcagtgccaggagccctggctgtgtggCTCATGAATGTCATGgcagcattttcctttctagGGGTTACTGTGCAGTTCCAACCAAGAGAAGCAGCTGGACATGGAGGTCTTGGAGCAGCTGAAGTACACAGGCTGTGTCATCAAAGAGACCCTCAGGCTGAGCCCGCCTGTTCCCGGAGGATTTCGGATTGCACTCAAGACCCTTGAGCTAAATGTAAGCAAGGTTTGGGCAGGactcctcagagcagctgcaaagtATTTTGTGTTCATGTAGCCTGTCTGCCTCAGAGTGACCTGCAGGAAGCCAGGAGGGGAGGTGGGGTGCACTGATGTGTCCTGTTCTGTCACTTCACATTATTTAACACAGCAAGGTGCTCCacatctcctttctcttctttttttatagGGTTACCAAATCCCTAAAGGTTGGAATGTTATTTACAGTATCTGTGATACACATGATGTGGCAGACCTCTTTACCAACAAGGAAGAATTTAACCCAGATCGCTTCATGTCTCCATCTCCAGAGGATTCCTCTAGGTTCAGTTTCATTCCTTTTGGTGGGGGCTTGAGGAGCTGTGTGGGCAAAGAGTTTGCAAAAGTCcttctaaaaatatttacagtggAGTTGGCTCGGAGCTGTGACTGGCAGCTGCTGAATGGACCTCCTACAATGAAAACAGGCCCCATAGTGTACCCTGTGGACAATCTGCCTACCAAATTCATCGGTTTCAGTGGCCAAATCTGAGAGCTCAACCCTCCAAATGGATTCCTATACAGCATTTAATATGTACATAGTAACTTTTTATAGTAACAAAGgcctttaaatatttaaaacttttaaatgtACAATAGTTATTTATGTCTTCTAAGTATTTCAAGAGGCTatgatattttttcccccaagcaCTACAATTATGGGTCTCTGATTCATAATTAGATAATGTTATTTctatagaaataaattttcccCTATTTAAAACTATCACTGAGAGCTGGCCAGCTAAGCATTTGAAGACATTTCAGGATGGTGTATGTATAAGGAATATCCAAAAAGCATTCAAAACAATGGTAACTAGCTACTCATCCAAAATACCTGAAATGGTTATTGTTTGAGAATGTTTTCAGTATTATTTGTGTCTAGATTGTATGTTTAATGTGTGAATTTTAAGTTTGACaataaagtttatttttgaTGATCCTCTGTATGAAGATCTGTGTGTATGCTAGAGAGTAACTTAATGGATGTGACTCCAGGGTTTGGATGTAAAGCCAGATCTGCTTCTGTGAAAGAGgtatttgctatttttttattcctaacTCCTCCCTCCTTCACATGTAGTTGCTTATTGTGAGTAGTTAATTGTTATAAATTTTAGCTGTAAATGCAAGAGCAGTACAAAACTGCATGCTCACTGAAAACTGCATGGAGTGATAGCAAGTGCTACAGGTCTCCTTATCAAGCACATCATGTTGAGCCACAGTAAATcggaaagaaaaggaaagcagaataaTGTCACATAAGTTTTTCTCTGGAGCTagttgaggaaaaaaatccacaaatgtCCTCTCCTCCCATATTAGTGCTGACCTGTGTAAACACACCACTGAATCTTGTTCTGTGTTGAGCTTGCTGGCTATGAATCTTTACTTACGAAGGTTCTCTTATCAGCTGGTAGAGCAAATAAAATCTGCTTATTTCTCCTTGAAATGCAACAGCTCTGACTAGGTGAGAGATAGAGCATGCATTTGGTTGAAGAACTTCTTTCCTGGAATTCAGCAAAGTGAAAACTAAAAGGCAGGCACTAATGTGAATTGATTAACAGAGAATCAACTGTTGAGATGCAATTCCCCGGGGGTGTGTAAGCAGGGCAGATAAAATGCCCTAGGCATGACCTCTATTTTGGCTTAACCAAAAGGGGTTTTGTGGCCACCCCAGCTTACTACACCTATTAGTCTTCCCTCAAAAGTCAAACAACATAGGGTGGCTCTATAAACATCTACAAAGTAAACCAATGTAATTCAGTGTCATGAGCACTTGTAGCACCATATAGAATAGTtaaattttttgtttacttctgGAAAACAGTCACTTTTTTATTATGTTCTCCCAAGATCAAAATTAAGGACAAAGCTAAGTTGCCCAAAATAGCTGCAGGTACCAGTTGCCCAAAATAGCATCTATGaggtttggaattttttaaagGGGCATTTCTGTAATGCATTTGATATGTTTCCAGCTAGCATTTTAAACACGGGGGCGTCTAACACATGGCTTTAGACACAGCCTACATGTAACTATCAATCATTTTTTGTACTCAATTTTTTGTAGCCCCAGAAAGCATTCTTTTTAAATTGCACCTGAGTCATCCTGACAGTGtttaaaatcttaaatattttctcctgtgCAAACTTCTTGTACCATTATGTTTCTCAGGGACTTGATGAATAACCTTAGTTTAAACCCCTTTATTGCCAATATAGTAATGGAAAATTGCAAGCCTTGATCCTGATTTGGAGGTGATCTGGAGTCTGGAAAACAACAGGACCCTTGTCCTGGTATTCTTTACTAACATTTTATTCTGTAACATCAAAATGTTCTCCAAATCCAAATAGATGCTGATATTCTCTAAAtgttttgcttggttttaattaaaatattttatatatgggAACTTTTTGCATGGTCTTCATATTATTttagtttatattttatttttataaagaatGGGCACCCAAGTGCTGTCTGAAGAATACAAACACTTTTACAGTGTAAGTCTAAGGTCATACATGCAAGTctttaatttttggttttgagtCAAGTTTGCATGGCTTTTAtgtttgaggaagaaaaaaaaaatcttatacTTAATTTGATTTTGTCTGGACATCTGGGGGCACATCCTCAGCTGCTGTAAATCATGACAACATAACCTATGTTAGGTACTGCCCCTGTAATAATTTATGTCTGTAGCTAAGcgctctgtcactgctgtgcaATTTAGGCGTCCTGGAGCCAGCTTTAACGCAGCTATCCTGAGAAATGGTAGCAGTGCAGCTACAGTAAAACGGAGCTCAGTGTGGGTTAATTGCTGAAATATTTGCCCAACTTCTTGAGCGGGTGTTACAGCCGCTGCTAATCTCCTGCGTGCAGCTGTATTTTGACAGCTTGGACGCCGGCTGCAGGCGGGTTTCAGGTGAGCTCTGCTGCGAGCGCAGCTCGGCGGGGCTGGCGCGGGCAATGCTGAGCTGTGGTTGCTGTTTAGGCGCTGCAGCCCGAGCCCCCACCCCTCTTGTTACGCCGGGTCCAGGAGCTGATGTTGTTGAAAAATTGCCTACCAAAAAACGAATTGCTTTTTGGCCAGACCAGGTCCTCATTCCGGCTGCCCACATGAGCATAGtttgtgctggggagctgcgcc
This genomic interval from Ammospiza nelsoni isolate bAmmNel1 chromosome 8, bAmmNel1.pri, whole genome shotgun sequence contains the following:
- the LOC132076231 gene encoding cytochrome P450 26A1: MGFSALVASALCTFLLPLLLFLAAVKLWDLYCVSSRDPSCPLPLPPGTMGLPFFGETLQLVLQRRKFLQMKRRKYGFIYKTHLFGRPTVRVMGAENVRHILLGEHRLVSVQWPASVRTILGSGCLSNLHNGQHKHRKKVIMRAFSRDALQHYVPVIQEEVSACLARWLGAAGPCLLVYPEVKRLMFRIAMRILLGFQPRQASPDGEQQLVEAFEEMIRNLFSLPIDVPFSGLYRGLRARNIIHAKIEENIRAKMARKEPEGGYKDALQLLMEHTQGNGEQLNMQELKESATELLFGGHETTASAATSLIAFLGLHHEVLQKVRKELQVKGLLCSSNQEKQLDMEVLEQLKYTGCVIKETLRLSPPVPGGFRIALKTLELNGYQIPKGWNVIYSICDTHDVADLFTNKEEFNPDRFMSPSPEDSSRFSFIPFGGGLRSCVGKEFAKVLLKIFTVELARSCDWQLLNGPPTMKTGPIVYPVDNLPTKFIGFSGQI